In Drosophila pseudoobscura strain MV-25-SWS-2005 chromosome 4, UCI_Dpse_MV25, whole genome shotgun sequence, the following proteins share a genomic window:
- the LOC6903269 gene encoding protein enhancer of rudimentary-like, whose protein sequence is MSHTILFVQPGACPETRTYCDYESINECIESVCRSYEEYLKRRKPKKSTITYEISQLFDFIDRLKDICCLVYQKTTKTYAPFNKEWIKSKLYELLRGSAHSA, encoded by the coding sequence ATGTCGCACACCATTCTGTTCGTTCAGCCCGGGGCTTGCCCGGAGACTCGCACTTACTGCGACTACGAGAGCATCAACGAGTGCATCGAGAGCGTGTGCAGGTCGTACGAGGAGTATCTGAAGCGCCGCAAACCCAAAAAATCGACCATTACGTACGAGATCAGCCAGCTCTTCGACTTCATCGATCGGCTGAAGGACATCTGCTGCTTGGTGTACCAGAAGACCACCAAAACCTACGCCCCGTTCAACAAGGAGTGGATCAAGTCTAAGCTCTACGAGCTGCTCCGCGGATCGGCGCACAGCGCTTGA
- the LOC6903268 gene encoding protein enhancer of rudimentary-like, whose protein sequence is MSHTILFVQPGARPETRTYCDYESINECIESVCRSYEEYLKRRKPKKSTITYEISQLFDFIDRLKDICCLVYQKTTKTYAPFNKEWIKSKIQELRRESSHSA, encoded by the coding sequence ATGTCGCACACCATTCTGTTCGTTCAGCCCGGGGCTCGCCCGGAGACTCGCACTTACTGCGACTACGAGAGCATCAACGAGTGCATCGAGAGCGTGTGCAGGTCCTACGAGGAGTATCTGAAGCGCCGCAAACCCAAAAAATCGACCATTACGTACGAGATCAGCCAGCTCTTCGACTTCATCGATCGGCTGAAGGACATCTGCTGCTTGGTGTACCAGAAGACCACCAAAACCTACGCCCCGTTCAACAAGGAGTGGATCAAGTCTAAGATCCAAGAGCTGCGTCGCGAATCGTCGCACAGCGCTTGA
- the LOC6903270 gene encoding uncharacterized protein has translation MSSMSENASPYPKVFVTKGGAQLLAQGFPQKIVELNELLDSPMFKEVEREQGTPVEVEGQGDGGSHDQPEKKCSCPVPCTKAVWVIVQAAKPIVQAMLANATIIKKWVAYMVEKNVHSTSLAASILDDVQKAIGKIHSEANDSFKQISKFHAVRARRPSDVARYPGVEECRQDIFEILCEVRKVYSMLIEFADKDWNKLKDSDTL, from the exons ATGTCGTCGATGTCCGAGAACGCAAGCCCGTATCCTAAGGTGTTCGTTACCAAAGGGGGAGCGCAGCTGTTGGCCCAGGGCTTCCCGCAGAAGATTGTCGAGCTTAACGAGCTGCTCGACTCGCCGATGTTCAAAGAGGTCGAGCGTGAGCAAGGCACTCCGGTCGAGGTCGAAGGCCAAGGCGATGGCGGCTCCCATGATCAGCCTGAAAAGAAGTGTTCGTGCCCAGTTCCTTGCACTAAGGCGGTCTGGGTGATTGTCCAAGCGGCCAAGCCCATCGTCCAAGCAATGCTAGCGAATG CAACCATCATAAAGAAGTGGGTAGCGTACATGGTAGAGAAAAACGTGCACAGCACCAGCCTTGCCGCTTCCATCCTCGACGATGTCCAGAAAGCAATCGGGAAAATCCATTCGGAGGCCAATGACAGCTTCAAACAGATCTCGAAGTTCCACGCCGTGCGCGCCAGGCGCCCTTCAGATGTGGCGCGTTATCCGGGCGTCGAGGAGTGCCGCCAAGATATTTTCGAAATTCTCTGCGAGGTGCGCAAAGTCTACTCCATGCTTATCGAATTTGCCGACAAAGACTGGAACAAGCTTAAGGATTCCGACACTTTGTAA
- the LOC6903267 gene encoding proteasome activator complex subunit 3-like: protein MSSMSENAITYPKALVAKLGTQLIAKDLPKEIAELNELLDSPMFKEVQQEQGTPVLPSAGKAVCEMMEVVKPILRTLIANANLFNLWVSSMIPETVSGDSLGVSIQNHLQEEIVKVQSEADAYFETIPKYFETRAKAAKLASEYPHVEQCGQFVVEMDQINILFLQNIVREVRNFYSLLHDFGTKNWDKLQNGQSSNTNGYH from the exons ATGTCGTCGATGTCCGAGAACGCAATCACGTATCCTAAGGCGTTAGTTGCCAAATTGGGAACGCAGCTGATTGCCAAGGACCTACCGAAGGAGATTGCCGAGCTGAACGAGCTGCTCGACTCGCCGATGTTCAAAGAGGTCCAGCAGGAGCAAGGCACTCCGGTCCTGCCTTCGGCTGGCAAGGCGGTCTGCGAGATGATGGAAGTGGTCAAGCCCATCCTGCGCACTCTGATAGCGAATG CGAATCTCTTCAATCTGTGGGTATCGTCAATGATACCGGAAACAGTGTCCGGTGACAGCCTTGGCGTCTCCATACAGAACCATCTCCAAGAAGAAATCGTGAAGGTCCAGTCAGAGGCCGATGCCTACTTCGAAACGATTCCGAAGTACTTCGAAACGCGTGCTAAAGCCGCTAAATTAGCGTCCGAGTATCCGCACGTGGAGCAGTGCGGACAATTTGTTGTCGAGATGGACCAGattaatatattatttctGCAGAACATTGTCCGCGAGGTGCGCAATTTCTACTCCTTGCTCCACGACTTCGGCACTAAGAACTGGGACAAGCTTCAGAACGGCCAATCGTCGAATACCAACGGCTATCACTGA
- the LOC6903271 gene encoding putative uncharacterized protein DDB_G0271606, with product MQNLIESPALLSILKDPRRNCGEIQGVSVAESRSDVVKSVAGGGVQLNANAQVFVPRSVAAKAQEADAPMDLDELKRHFEFKDEKQKKTMLILPWHGFPKRPESSANPKHVTPMANEDHAYEIKLGGKRARKANACAEEKRLKTNQKSAEEAVSTEDGPSLPVDLTLEEKRLEQGRKVALEALKLVEQRRLRDPSFGPFKKTEGGAVIRHISRSPVRFTKVERERVSKLRVDKKERIEKVLKDMLQKKKPPKLYPEKWQKEARVQEEGEQQTCQVEKPSKAKREKQSKPEPEVPQEQQQEKPPQQRMLQKRYFGLQRATTSNAQAEAELEPQPQPQPQGEKEPPAEAKQQPPRRYIPTTKEWDEKCRTRQLERVRVSDKENEKSKSNQNQNQKPSGTANKPVLWRADTSRPLTVSNSAKDSQEVIKLENPTLAPVIPRYVPPIPVADPADVALTRLLHSEKRRGNLTYAQALLKRPPGEVDGSTNPPLNNVVRYSVEELLMLEPQPGQLLPPILLGTSKGLGCLLK from the exons ATGCAAAATTTAATAGAGAGCCCTGCTCTCCTTTCGATCCTGAAGGATCCGCGTCGGAACTGTGGGGAGATTCAGGGGGTAAGCGTTGCAGAGTCGCGTTCGGACGTGGTGAAAAGTGTGGCTGGCGGAGGGGTTCAGCTCAATGCCAATGCCCAGGTCTTTGTGCCCCGCTCTGTGGCAGCCAAGGCGCAGGAAGCAGATGCCCCCATGGATCTCGACGAGCTGAAGCGTCACTTCGAGTTCAAGGAcgagaagcagaagaagacgATGCTGATCCTGCCCTGGCATGGATTTCCGAAGCGACCAGAGAGTTCag CCAATCCCAAACACGTCACGCCGATGGCCAACGAGGATCACGCCTACGAGATCAAGTTGGGCGGCAAGCGGGCCAGGAAAGCGAATGCCTGCGCCGAGGAGAAACGCCTCAAGACCAATCAAAAATCCGCCGAAGAGGCAGTCTCCACTGAAGACGGCCCATCGCTTCCAGTAGATCTCACTCTGGAGGAGAAGCGTCTGGAGCAAGGACGAAAAGTGGCCCTGGAGGCCCTCAAATTGGTGGAGCAGCGCCGGCTGCGCGACCCCAGCTTTGGCCCCTTCAAGAAAACGGAGGGCGGAGCGGTCATTCGACACATCTCGCGTTCCCCAGTGCGATTCACGAAAGTCGAGCGGGAGCGCGTGAGTAAGCTGCGGGTCGACAAGAAGGAGAGGATCGAAAAGGTCCTGAAGGATATGTTGCAGAAGAAGAAGCCTCCGAAGCTGTATCCCGAGAAGTGGCAGAAGGAAGCCCGTGTACAGGAGGAGGGCGAACAGCAGACTTGCCAAGTGGAGAAGCCAAGCAAGGCTAAGCGCGAGAAACAGTCGAAGCCAGAGCCGGAGGTGCcacaggagcaacagcaggagaagCCGCCCCAGCAGCGTATGCTGCAGAAGCGGTACTTCGGGCTTCAACGTGCCACAACGTCCAATGCCCAGGCTGAGGCTGAGctggagccacagccacagccacagccacaggggGAGAAGGAGCCGCCGGCTGAGGCAAAGCAGCAGCCCCCCCGACGTTACATACCCACAACCAAGGAGTGGGACGAAAAGTGCCGCACACGCCAATTGGAGCGTGTGAGGGTCTCCGACAAGGAGAACGAGAAGTCGAAGTcaaaccagaaccagaaccagaagccATCTGGGACCGCCAACAAGCCGGTGCTGTGGCGCGCCGACACCAGTCGACCCCTGACAGTGTCCAACTCGGCCAAGGACTCCCAAGAAGTGATCAAATTGGAGAACCCGACCCTGGCCCCAGTCATTCCACGCTACGTGCCACCGATTCCAGTTGCCGACCCAGCCGACGTGGCCCTGACCCGACTGCTCCACTCGGAGAAGCGTCGCGGCAATCTCACCTATGCCCAGGCCCTGCTCAAGCGTCCGCCCGGGGAGGTCGATGGCTCCACCAACCCCCCGCTGAACAACGTCGTTCGCTACTCCGTCGAggagctgctgatgctggagcCCCAGCCAGGCCAACTGCTGCCACCGATCCTCCTTGGGACCTCCAAAGGATTGGGATGTCTCCTCAAATAA